In Achromobacter xylosoxidans A8, a single window of DNA contains:
- a CDS encoding amino acid ABC transporter permease, with protein sequence MNYNWSWSVFLDMSPDGVHTFLQTIFIGVGWTLALALTAWVFSLLLGSVLGVMRTASSRLMNALGATYVEVFRNIPLLVQMFLWYFVLPELLPHAWGLAMKQMPQPWGQFVPAVLCLGFYGSARVAEQLRAGIQSLPRGQFQAGTALGLTEAQVYRYVILPEAFRIVLPPLTSEFMGTIKYSSVALTIGLLELTGQARSMAEFSFHIFEAFSAATVIYLIINGIVVLGMRMLERHVAVPGLIGSAKRP encoded by the coding sequence ATGAATTACAACTGGAGCTGGAGCGTCTTCCTGGATATGTCGCCGGACGGCGTGCATACCTTTCTGCAGACGATCTTCATCGGCGTGGGCTGGACCCTGGCGCTGGCCCTGACGGCGTGGGTGTTCTCGCTGTTGCTGGGGTCGGTGCTGGGCGTGATGCGCACCGCCAGTTCGCGCCTGATGAATGCGCTGGGCGCGACCTATGTGGAGGTCTTCCGCAACATCCCGCTGCTGGTGCAGATGTTCCTGTGGTATTTCGTGCTGCCCGAGCTGCTGCCGCATGCCTGGGGTCTGGCCATGAAGCAGATGCCGCAGCCCTGGGGCCAGTTCGTGCCCGCGGTGCTGTGCCTGGGGTTCTATGGATCGGCGCGCGTGGCCGAGCAGCTGCGCGCGGGCATACAGTCGCTGCCGCGCGGCCAGTTCCAGGCGGGCACCGCGCTGGGCCTGACCGAGGCGCAGGTGTACCGCTACGTCATCCTGCCGGAAGCGTTCCGCATCGTGCTGCCGCCCCTGACTTCCGAGTTCATGGGCACCATCAAGTATTCGTCGGTGGCGCTGACGATAGGACTTTTGGAACTGACCGGCCAGGCGCGTTCGATGGCGGAATTCAGCTTCCACATCTTCGAGGCGTTTTCTGCTGCCACGGTGATCTACCTGATCATCAATGGCATTGTGGTGCTGGGCATGCGCATGCTTGAACGCCACGTAGCCGTGCCCGGGCTGATCGGTTCGGCGAAAAGGCCCTAG
- a CDS encoding GntR family transcriptional regulator yields the protein MPAERDSGISIAERISHQLRDDIMEGKLPPGTQLVEVDLAADYGASRNTIREVLHQLGREGLATFIRHKGVVVRRMERKDLREIYAARRALELQAIAGSLPLQPALLDKMLAAIDAAERALSKKKWRNVGTLSLQVHQHIVAQLGSRLLDEFFLTLCAQLRLVFASEVDESLIQTPDWIERERRIHGLLVQGRRDLAAQALTDYLDDSERTLMAVLTRLKQQAK from the coding sequence ATGCCCGCCGAACGCGACAGCGGAATCTCGATCGCCGAACGCATCAGCCATCAGCTGCGCGACGACATCATGGAAGGCAAGCTGCCCCCCGGCACGCAACTGGTCGAAGTCGATCTGGCCGCTGACTATGGCGCATCGCGCAACACGATTCGCGAAGTCCTGCATCAGCTGGGCCGTGAAGGGCTGGCCACGTTCATCCGCCACAAGGGAGTCGTGGTCCGCCGCATGGAACGCAAGGATCTGCGCGAGATCTACGCGGCGCGCCGTGCCCTGGAGCTGCAGGCCATCGCCGGCAGCCTGCCGTTGCAGCCCGCCTTGCTGGACAAGATGCTCGCGGCCATCGACGCGGCGGAGCGCGCGCTGTCCAAGAAGAAATGGCGCAATGTCGGCACGCTGAGCCTGCAAGTGCACCAGCATATCGTCGCGCAGCTGGGCAGCCGCCTGCTGGACGAGTTCTTTCTTACGCTCTGTGCGCAGCTGCGCCTGGTGTTCGCGTCCGAGGTCGACGAAAGCCTGATCCAGACACCCGATTGGATCGAGCGCGAGCGCCGCATCCACGGCCTGCTGGTGCAGGGCCGGCGCGACCTGGCCGCACAAGCCCTCACAGACTATCTCGACGATTCCGAACGCACGCTGATGGCCGTGCTGACCCGCCTTAAGCAGCAGGCCAAATAG
- a CDS encoding urea carboxylase-associated family protein, with amino-acid sequence MSNYPAAYQVSKGSVLNVDRDFYRTLIADPAQRKLLETHVVPIRSGFAWKVPAGHVFRIVTLEGPQVADFNMWNLHNPRERMWASRTRQLQQAHVSTHDRIWSTLPYLRPMVTITDDTLAGYGTDSDGGRVHDLLGTRCDPYVNKLLSGEDFHFHCHSNLTRAVAPHGLTEFDVHDVLNVFQVTGLNDDDKYFMKACPAKPGDYLEFFAEMDLLCALSTCPGGDLSVPMWGPDARDPIDVCRPLGVEVYALDPALLQGWTPPEVSPYKGVHGLHPEKVEWK; translated from the coding sequence ATGTCGAATTACCCCGCGGCGTACCAGGTGAGCAAGGGTTCGGTATTGAATGTGGACCGGGATTTCTACCGGACGCTCATCGCCGACCCGGCGCAGCGCAAGCTGCTTGAAACGCACGTCGTTCCCATCCGCAGCGGCTTCGCCTGGAAGGTTCCGGCCGGCCACGTTTTCCGTATCGTCACGCTGGAAGGCCCGCAAGTGGCGGACTTCAATATGTGGAACCTGCACAATCCGCGCGAACGCATGTGGGCCTCCCGCACCCGCCAGCTGCAACAGGCGCATGTGAGCACCCACGACCGCATCTGGTCCACGCTGCCGTACCTGCGCCCCATGGTCACGATCACCGATGACACGCTGGCCGGCTACGGCACGGACAGCGACGGCGGACGGGTGCACGATCTACTGGGCACGCGCTGCGATCCCTACGTCAACAAGCTGCTCAGCGGCGAGGACTTCCACTTCCATTGCCATTCCAACCTGACCCGCGCCGTGGCGCCGCACGGCCTGACGGAATTCGATGTCCACGATGTTCTCAACGTGTTCCAGGTCACAGGGCTGAACGACGACGACAAGTACTTCATGAAGGCATGTCCAGCCAAGCCGGGCGACTATCTGGAGTTCTTCGCCGAAATGGACCTGCTCTGCGCCTTGTCCACCTGCCCCGGCGGCGACCTGTCCGTGCCGATGTGGGGCCCCGATGCGCGCGATCCCATCGACGTGTGCCGCCCCCTGGGCGTGGAGGTCTATGCGCTGGATCCGGCCCTGCTGCAAGGCTGGACACCGCCCGAGGTTTCACCGTATAAGGGCGTCCACGGACTGCACCCTGAAAAGGTCGAGTGGAAATAA
- a CDS encoding amino acid ABC transporter ATP-binding protein, giving the protein MIAIKQVSKWYGDFQVLDDCSTTVGRGEVVVVCGPSGSGKSTLIKTVNALEPFQKGEIQVNGISVGDPRTNLPKLRAVAGMVFQHFELFPHLSVTENLCLGQLKVLKRGKDEARQRALALLERVGLSAHKDKHPGELSGGQQQRVAIARALSMDPVVMLFDEPTSALDPEMVNEVLDVMTDLAAEGMTMMVVTHEMGFARRVADRVIFMDGGKIVEDCDKEQFFGDVEERAPRTRQFLSKILQH; this is encoded by the coding sequence ATGATAGCGATCAAGCAGGTCAGCAAGTGGTACGGCGACTTCCAGGTACTGGACGATTGCTCCACCACCGTGGGCCGTGGCGAGGTCGTGGTGGTTTGCGGGCCGTCTGGCTCGGGCAAGTCCACGCTGATCAAGACCGTGAATGCGCTGGAGCCCTTCCAGAAGGGCGAGATCCAGGTCAACGGCATTTCGGTGGGCGATCCGCGCACCAACCTGCCCAAGCTGCGCGCGGTGGCCGGCATGGTGTTCCAGCACTTCGAACTGTTCCCGCACCTGTCGGTGACGGAGAACTTGTGCCTGGGCCAGCTCAAGGTGCTCAAGCGCGGCAAGGACGAAGCCCGCCAGCGTGCGCTGGCCCTGCTGGAGCGCGTGGGCCTGTCGGCGCACAAGGACAAGCACCCCGGCGAACTGTCGGGCGGCCAGCAGCAGCGCGTGGCGATAGCGCGCGCGCTGTCGATGGACCCGGTGGTCATGCTGTTCGACGAACCGACCTCGGCGTTGGATCCGGAGATGGTCAACGAGGTCTTGGACGTGATGACCGACCTGGCCGCCGAAGGCATGACGATGATGGTGGTGACCCATGAAATGGGGTTTGCCCGCCGCGTCGCCGACCGTGTGATTTTCATGGACGGCGGCAAGATCGTGGAAGACTGCGACAAGGAGCAGTTCTTTGGCGACGTGGAGGAGCGTGCGCCGCGCACGCGCCAGTTTCTTTCCAAAATCCTGCAGCACTGA
- a CDS encoding amidase: MSMSPERCDISLRAVSTCLERASADPVSAALALVARRDEDALAEARARDALRAIAPDDEPLAGMVLGVKACFDVRGWTTHAGSQVLADAPAARRDAALVQALRRAGAVLLAQNNMTEFAYGALGLNARFGTPLSPLMADVPRVAGGSSSGGAVAVAQGMVSLALASDTSGSARIPAAFCGVAGFKPSRGRYEDAGMMYLSPTFDVPGIIAADAAQCLLVDKVLAPWDAAMPAPGVQGATPLASKVFVVPDHVEDLLEPEVRRAFAAWLECLMDAGAALRRESMPCLALAGKVARDGGIIAADAYALHASCLAADAARYDPRVGPRMLLGAQVPAHAYIAAQRRLADLRREYDRAIAGADAVLTPTVPMLPPPVAQLDDDDSYLRENGRAFSLTEFANRLDLPSISIPGHRAAKQAVGLMATGLRGGDRALLLAAAQIEDALGSASRRQH, translated from the coding sequence ATGTCCATGTCTCCTGAGCGTTGCGACATATCCCTGCGCGCGGTGTCGACCTGCCTGGAGCGGGCGTCGGCGGACCCTGTTAGCGCGGCTCTCGCTCTGGTGGCGCGCCGCGACGAGGACGCGCTGGCCGAGGCACGGGCGCGGGATGCCTTGCGCGCAATAGCGCCGGATGACGAGCCGCTGGCCGGCATGGTATTGGGCGTGAAGGCTTGCTTCGACGTGCGCGGCTGGACGACGCACGCGGGTTCGCAGGTGCTGGCCGACGCGCCCGCCGCCAGGCGGGACGCTGCGTTGGTCCAAGCGCTGCGGCGCGCCGGCGCAGTGCTGCTGGCGCAGAACAATATGACCGAGTTTGCCTACGGCGCGCTGGGGCTGAATGCACGCTTCGGCACGCCGCTATCGCCGCTGATGGCCGACGTGCCTCGTGTCGCGGGCGGCTCCAGCAGCGGCGGCGCGGTGGCGGTGGCACAGGGCATGGTGAGCCTGGCTCTGGCCTCGGATACGAGCGGATCGGCCAGGATTCCGGCCGCGTTCTGCGGCGTCGCCGGATTCAAGCCGTCTCGCGGCCGCTATGAGGACGCGGGCATGATGTATCTGTCGCCCACCTTCGATGTGCCCGGCATCATCGCCGCGGACGCCGCGCAGTGCCTGCTTGTGGATAAGGTGCTGGCGCCCTGGGATGCGGCCATGCCGGCGCCGGGCGTTCAAGGCGCGACGCCGCTGGCGAGCAAGGTGTTCGTGGTGCCGGACCACGTGGAGGATCTGTTGGAACCCGAAGTCAGGCGCGCCTTCGCCGCATGGCTGGAATGCCTGATGGATGCGGGCGCCGCGCTGCGCCGCGAATCCATGCCTTGCCTGGCGCTGGCCGGCAAGGTAGCGCGTGACGGCGGCATCATCGCGGCTGACGCGTATGCCCTGCATGCGTCCTGCTTGGCGGCGGACGCAGCCCGCTACGATCCCCGCGTGGGGCCGCGCATGCTATTGGGAGCGCAGGTGCCGGCGCATGCCTATATCGCGGCACAACGCCGGCTGGCCGACTTGCGGCGGGAGTACGACCGCGCCATCGCGGGCGCGGATGCGGTACTGACGCCGACAGTGCCCATGCTGCCTCCGCCGGTCGCGCAGCTGGACGACGACGACAGCTATCTGCGCGAGAACGGCCGGGCATTCAGCCTGACGGAATTCGCCAATCGCCTGGACCTGCCCAGCATTTCCATACCGGGCCATCGGGCCGCGAAACAAGCGGTGGGGCTGATGGCGACCGGCTTGCGCGGCGGTGACCGAGCCTTGCTGCTGGCCGCCGCGCAGATCGAAGATGCGCTCGGATCGGCCTCGCGCCGCCAGCATTGA
- a CDS encoding ectoine synthase, whose translation MIVIHSDDLTDTERHARGPGWESKRIIIKRDGIGYSVHETRVFEGAELHLHYKHHYEANYCMEGEGEVLDVATGATHAIRPGTLYALDKNDQHVLRAVKGDLRLVCVFNPPLSGQETHRADGSYAEPEAQARA comes from the coding sequence ATGATAGTTATCCACAGCGACGACCTGACCGACACTGAACGCCACGCCCGGGGACCGGGCTGGGAGAGCAAGCGCATCATCATCAAGCGTGACGGCATCGGGTATTCGGTGCACGAAACCCGAGTTTTCGAAGGCGCCGAGCTGCACCTGCATTACAAGCATCACTACGAGGCGAACTACTGCATGGAAGGCGAAGGCGAGGTGTTGGACGTCGCCACGGGCGCGACGCACGCCATACGGCCCGGCACCCTCTACGCGCTGGACAAGAACGACCAGCATGTACTGCGGGCCGTGAAGGGAGACCTGCGCCTGGTCTGCGTCTTCAATCCGCCTTTGAGCGGGCAGGAGACACACCGTGCGGACGGCAGCTATGCCGAACCTGAAGCGCAGGCGCGCGCATAG
- a CDS encoding flavin reductase family protein: MFIDLNDLAGPARYKLLTAAIVPRPIAWIVSRDAAGTTNVAPFSFFNLMSGDPPLICVGIGVRGDAPKDTARNIAERGEFTVSLVSAPQAGRMNVTAVDFPAGVDESREAGLELSPSRRIEVPWVAQSPVAFECRVHELMRIDRRSLIVAQVAAMHVRDDVVADREHLYLDGPAMDLLARLHNPGWYCRPQAAFQMPQLTLAQWEALKQSGEAERYLEQGAGER, translated from the coding sequence ATGTTCATCGATCTGAATGACCTGGCGGGCCCGGCGCGCTACAAGCTGCTGACCGCGGCGATCGTGCCGCGGCCCATTGCCTGGATCGTGTCGCGTGACGCCGCAGGGACGACGAACGTGGCGCCGTTCTCGTTTTTCAACCTGATGTCGGGCGATCCGCCGCTGATCTGCGTCGGCATCGGCGTGCGCGGCGATGCGCCCAAGGACACCGCGCGCAACATCGCCGAGCGTGGCGAGTTCACGGTCAGCCTGGTGTCCGCGCCGCAGGCCGGGCGGATGAATGTGACCGCGGTGGATTTTCCGGCGGGCGTGGACGAGTCCCGGGAAGCCGGCCTGGAGCTGTCGCCATCGCGGCGCATCGAGGTGCCCTGGGTGGCGCAATCGCCGGTGGCGTTCGAGTGCCGGGTGCATGAGCTGATGCGCATCGACCGCCGCAGCCTGATCGTGGCGCAAGTGGCGGCCATGCACGTGCGAGACGACGTGGTGGCGGACCGGGAGCATCTGTATCTGGATGGCCCGGCGATGGATCTGCTGGCGCGGTTGCACAACCCGGGCTGGTATTGCAGGCCGCAGGCGGCCTTCCAGATGCCCCAGCTGACGCTGGCGCAGTGGGAGGCGTTGAAGCAGTCGGGCGAGGCCGAGCGGTATCTGGAGCAAGGCGCCGGAGAGCGCTGA
- a CDS encoding LysR family transcriptional regulator: MKPLDLNLLLTLDVLIQEGSVVGAARRLNLSTPAMSRSLARIREAVGDPVLVRSGRGLAPTPRALALHEQVRHVIDQAQAVFTAFGEDVNLATLTRVFTLRANDVFVGGYGGRLREHLRRYAPRAVLRFVSEGNHDADALSGDADLYIGSSQKFGADIKVQTLFTTAFCGLARNEHPIFKAPITPQRFCAYDHVSVSRRGRAQGPIDDTLEELGLARHVTLITPTFHAAIFALADSDLVLPSMPQNLMPGVERLGLKLRAFEVPVSMRPVTVVQAWPPRLDSDPAHRWLRQTIKQVCGTPAEASPTL, translated from the coding sequence ATGAAACCGCTAGACCTGAATCTGCTATTGACCCTGGACGTGCTGATCCAGGAAGGCAGCGTCGTCGGCGCGGCGCGCCGGCTGAACCTGAGCACTCCCGCCATGAGCCGCAGCCTGGCACGCATCCGGGAAGCCGTCGGCGACCCCGTGCTGGTGCGTTCCGGCCGGGGCCTGGCGCCCACGCCCCGCGCGCTGGCCCTGCATGAACAGGTGCGCCACGTGATCGATCAAGCGCAGGCCGTCTTCACGGCCTTCGGCGAAGACGTCAATCTGGCGACCTTGACCCGTGTCTTCACCTTGCGCGCCAACGACGTGTTCGTGGGCGGCTACGGCGGCCGGCTGCGCGAACACTTGCGCCGCTATGCGCCGCGCGCCGTGCTGCGTTTCGTCTCCGAAGGCAATCACGACGCCGACGCGCTCAGCGGCGATGCCGATCTCTATATCGGTTCCTCGCAGAAGTTCGGCGCCGATATCAAGGTGCAGACCCTGTTCACTACCGCCTTCTGCGGTCTGGCGCGCAATGAACACCCGATCTTCAAGGCGCCCATCACCCCGCAGCGCTTTTGCGCCTACGACCACGTCAGCGTCTCACGTCGGGGACGCGCGCAAGGACCTATAGACGACACCCTGGAAGAACTCGGGTTGGCGCGCCACGTCACGCTGATCACGCCCACCTTCCACGCCGCGATCTTCGCCCTGGCCGATTCCGACCTGGTGCTGCCGTCGATGCCCCAGAACCTGATGCCCGGCGTCGAGCGCCTGGGCCTGAAGCTGCGCGCCTTCGAAGTGCCGGTGTCCATGCGCCCGGTCACGGTGGTGCAGGCCTGGCCGCCTCGGCTGGACAGCGACCCGGCACACCGCTGGCTAAGGCAGACGATCAAGCAGGTCTGCGGTACGCCTGCGGAAGCTTCCCCGACCCTGTAA
- a CDS encoding amino acid ABC transporter permease has product MGKFDFDVIWAALPYLFKTGMTFTLTLTALAGVMGLALGTLLAMMRLSRFKILSVPAGIYVNVMRSIPLLLVIFWFYFLVPYIAAWVVGSPTPLRVGAFNSAVITFTLFEAAYFCEIMRAGIQSIARGQVSASMALGLNHWQGMRYVVLPQAFRNMLPALLTRIIILFQDTSLVYVLSLTDFLGAAAKIGQRDGRLVELYLFVAVVYFVICFTASRLVKLLEKRTRVLR; this is encoded by the coding sequence ATGGGCAAATTCGATTTCGATGTGATCTGGGCGGCGCTGCCCTATCTGTTCAAGACGGGCATGACATTCACGCTGACGCTGACCGCGCTGGCGGGCGTGATGGGCCTGGCGTTGGGCACGCTGCTGGCGATGATGCGGCTGTCGCGCTTCAAGATACTGTCGGTGCCAGCGGGCATCTACGTCAACGTGATGCGTTCGATTCCGCTCTTGCTGGTGATCTTCTGGTTCTATTTCCTGGTGCCGTACATTGCCGCCTGGGTGGTGGGGTCGCCCACGCCGCTGCGCGTGGGGGCGTTCAATTCGGCGGTGATCACCTTCACCTTGTTCGAGGCCGCGTACTTCTGCGAAATCATGCGCGCGGGCATACAGTCGATCGCGCGCGGGCAGGTGTCGGCCAGCATGGCGCTGGGCCTCAACCACTGGCAGGGCATGCGCTACGTGGTGCTGCCGCAGGCCTTCCGCAACATGCTGCCGGCGTTGCTGACGCGCATCATCATCCTGTTCCAGGACACCTCGCTGGTGTATGTGCTGTCCTTGACCGACTTCCTCGGCGCGGCGGCCAAGATCGGCCAGCGCGACGGCCGGTTGGTGGAGCTCTATCTGTTCGTGGCGGTGGTGTATTTCGTGATCTGCTTCACGGCGTCCCGCCTGGTCAAGCTGCTGGAAAAGCGCACGCGAGTGCTGCGCTAG
- a CDS encoding VOC family protein → MALEVLELHHHAVRMPLDKVAAMGAFYGHVLGLDTDRGRWEIPGIAGYFLDMGNDCQIHLLGSDGPSPYSQGPGCDPVENHVALAVRDIAAAEAELQRLAVDYWKLDNVAAPELMQLFLRDPVGNLIELHQIGRCRCKRSDRAFADAKAAQGAAPSQGRD, encoded by the coding sequence ATGGCGCTGGAAGTTCTGGAGCTGCATCATCACGCCGTGCGCATGCCGCTGGACAAGGTCGCGGCCATGGGCGCGTTTTATGGACACGTGCTGGGGCTGGACACGGACCGTGGCCGTTGGGAGATTCCGGGCATCGCCGGGTACTTCCTGGACATGGGCAACGACTGCCAGATCCATCTGCTGGGCAGCGACGGGCCGTCGCCCTATTCCCAAGGCCCGGGCTGTGATCCTGTGGAAAACCATGTGGCGCTGGCGGTGCGCGATATCGCGGCGGCCGAGGCGGAACTGCAGCGCCTGGCCGTGGACTACTGGAAGCTGGACAACGTGGCGGCGCCCGAACTCATGCAGCTGTTCCTGCGCGACCCGGTCGGCAACCTGATTGAGCTGCATCAGATCGGCCGCTGCCGCTGCAAGCGCAGCGACCGCGCCTTCGCCGACGCGAAGGCCGCGCAAGGCGCCGCGCCGTCGCAGGGCCGGGACTGA
- a CDS encoding threonine aldolase family protein produces MTQTHPAATRAPVDLRSDTVTHPTAAMYERMRTAPIGDDGLDGDPTVRELEAYVATQLGKEAGLFVPSCTMANLLAVLAQTQRNEQVVLESAAHMYTSERGAATFTGSFYLGVRGSDGAMDLNRLEEALLSGGHRLKTALVTMETSHNNAAGAVLPLDHMQAVLGLARAAGAPVHLDGARLYNAAVALGVAAGEIARHADTVSLCLSKGLSAPVGAVLVGSQPVMARARVLRRMLGGTQRQSGIMAAAGLEGVQAMSGRLAEDHVRARRLSAGINRLGRTISATEPQTNIVQVETAGTGMSNTEWVAALQAAGLLVRPWGRTRLRCVTHRHIGDADIDAAVRAFETVLNAG; encoded by the coding sequence ATGACCCAGACCCACCCCGCCGCCACCCGCGCACCCGTCGACCTGCGCAGCGACACGGTCACCCATCCCACCGCGGCCATGTACGAACGCATGCGTACCGCGCCCATCGGCGATGACGGCCTGGACGGCGACCCCACCGTGCGCGAGCTCGAGGCATACGTGGCCACGCAATTGGGCAAGGAAGCCGGGCTGTTCGTGCCCAGCTGCACCATGGCCAACCTGTTGGCGGTGTTGGCGCAGACGCAGCGCAATGAACAGGTGGTGCTGGAGTCGGCCGCCCATATGTACACGTCCGAACGCGGCGCCGCCACGTTCACCGGGTCGTTCTACCTGGGCGTGCGTGGTTCTGATGGCGCCATGGACCTGAACCGCCTGGAGGAAGCCTTGCTGTCCGGCGGCCACAGGTTGAAGACGGCGCTGGTGACGATGGAGACCTCGCACAACAATGCCGCCGGGGCGGTGCTGCCGCTGGACCACATGCAGGCGGTGCTCGGTCTGGCGCGTGCGGCGGGCGCGCCCGTGCACCTGGATGGCGCGCGCCTGTACAACGCCGCCGTGGCGCTGGGCGTGGCGGCGGGCGAGATCGCCCGCCATGCCGACACGGTGTCCCTGTGCTTGTCCAAGGGCTTGAGCGCGCCGGTTGGCGCGGTGCTGGTCGGCAGCCAGCCTGTCATGGCCCGCGCGCGCGTGCTGCGCCGCATGTTGGGCGGAACGCAACGCCAGTCGGGCATCATGGCCGCGGCCGGCCTGGAAGGCGTGCAGGCAATGAGCGGGCGGCTGGCCGAGGACCACGTCCGCGCGCGCCGCCTGAGCGCCGGCATCAACCGCCTGGGGCGGACGATCTCGGCCACTGAACCGCAGACCAACATCGTGCAGGTAGAGACGGCCGGGACCGGCATGAGCAATACCGAGTGGGTCGCGGCGCTGCAGGCCGCGGGCCTGCTGGTGCGCCCCTGGGGCCGCACGCGGTTGCGCTGCGTGACCCACCGCCACATCGGCGACGCCGACATCGACGCGGCCGTGCGGGCTTTCGAAACGGTGCTGAACGCCGGCTGA
- a CDS encoding LysR substrate-binding domain-containing protein has translation MAIPRMGLRHIEAFRAVMMTGSMTAAARRVHTSQPHVSRLIAQLEAITQFALFDRNGSRLSPTQDGSRFFQEVEKTFIGLAGLESAAASIRSFSASRLSVAAMPRLAGGLLARIVAAFKTEYPDVMVSIHSGNASTVHNWISSGFCDTGLAMLSGDSPGIQVEPVLTMSCVAVVPKGHRLAKLKKLKPADFAGEPFVAFTSGTPLREKIDAVFRTAKVERQTVAEAGLGSSICALVGAGLGVALINPLAAREEYAAHNVEIRPFSPAVPVTVALLYPPYHTRTRLVSVFSRYAHQLMLEEMGDLKARTGR, from the coding sequence ATGGCCATTCCACGGATGGGCCTGAGGCACATCGAGGCGTTCCGCGCCGTCATGATGACCGGCTCAATGACCGCCGCCGCGCGCCGCGTGCACACCTCGCAGCCGCACGTTAGCCGCTTAATTGCGCAATTGGAAGCCATTACCCAGTTCGCCTTGTTCGACCGCAACGGCAGCCGCCTGAGCCCGACGCAGGACGGCTCGCGCTTCTTCCAGGAAGTGGAGAAGACCTTCATCGGCCTGGCCGGACTGGAGTCAGCCGCGGCCAGCATCCGCTCGTTCAGCGCCAGCCGCCTGAGCGTGGCCGCCATGCCGCGGCTGGCCGGCGGCCTGTTGGCGCGCATCGTCGCCGCCTTCAAGACGGAATACCCGGACGTGATGGTGTCCATCCATTCCGGCAACGCCAGCACGGTGCACAACTGGATCAGTTCAGGGTTCTGCGACACCGGGCTGGCCATGCTGTCGGGAGACTCCCCCGGCATCCAGGTCGAACCCGTGCTGACGATGAGCTGCGTAGCGGTGGTGCCCAAAGGCCATCGCCTGGCCAAACTGAAAAAACTCAAGCCCGCGGACTTCGCCGGCGAGCCGTTCGTGGCCTTCACCAGCGGCACGCCGCTGCGCGAAAAGATCGACGCGGTGTTCAGGACGGCCAAGGTCGAACGCCAGACCGTGGCCGAGGCCGGCCTGGGCTCGTCCATCTGCGCCCTGGTCGGCGCGGGCCTGGGCGTGGCCCTCATCAACCCGCTGGCCGCGCGCGAGGAGTACGCCGCCCACAATGTCGAGATCCGCCCCTTCAGTCCCGCCGTGCCGGTGACGGTGGCGCTGCTTTACCCGCCGTACCACACGCGCACGCGGCTGGTCAGCGTGTTCTCACGCTATGCGCACCAGCTCATGCTAGAGGAGATGGGGGATCTGAAGGCGCGGACGGGGCGGTGA
- a CDS encoding amino acid ABC transporter substrate-binding protein gives MKALAAISAAVALLGGAASAHAEGPSRLDKIKETGVITLGHPETSVPFAYLDGNQKPIGYTVEICQEVAQYVKAALKLPKLEVRYNPTTSATRIPLLANGTIDLECGNTTNNLERHKLVSFAPTTFVAQVVLVARKDGGVDPNNLESFRGKSIAAQAGGQTFRLISQLNAKGNLGITMAPTKDTAETILMVESGRAAGSANDDGIAYGAVASSKNPDAFVIGTKGLEMAPYGIMEPKDDPAFKKVVDDAVRDLIKTGKVAAIYDKYFNSPIPPKQINLKYPMSDALKRALANPTDSGDPKAYE, from the coding sequence ATGAAAGCACTTGCTGCGATCTCCGCCGCCGTGGCCCTCTTGGGTGGTGCGGCCTCCGCCCACGCCGAAGGCCCCAGCCGCCTGGACAAGATCAAGGAAACCGGCGTGATCACGCTGGGCCACCCGGAGACCTCGGTCCCCTTCGCCTATCTCGACGGCAACCAGAAGCCGATCGGCTACACGGTGGAGATCTGCCAGGAAGTCGCCCAGTACGTGAAGGCCGCCCTGAAGCTGCCCAAGCTCGAGGTGCGCTACAACCCGACGACGTCGGCCACGCGCATTCCGCTGCTGGCCAATGGCACCATCGACCTGGAATGCGGCAACACCACCAATAACCTCGAACGCCACAAGCTGGTGTCGTTCGCGCCCACGACCTTCGTGGCGCAGGTGGTGCTGGTGGCGCGCAAGGACGGCGGCGTGGATCCCAACAACCTGGAGTCCTTCCGCGGCAAGTCCATCGCCGCGCAGGCCGGCGGCCAGACCTTCCGGCTGATCTCGCAGCTGAACGCCAAGGGCAACCTGGGCATCACCATGGCGCCGACCAAGGACACCGCCGAAACCATCCTGATGGTGGAATCAGGCCGCGCCGCGGGCTCGGCCAATGACGACGGCATCGCCTATGGCGCGGTGGCTTCGTCGAAGAATCCGGACGCCTTCGTGATCGGCACCAAGGGCCTGGAAATGGCGCCTTACGGCATCATGGAGCCCAAGGATGATCCGGCCTTCAAGAAGGTGGTGGACGATGCCGTGCGCGACTTGATCAAGACGGGCAAGGTCGCCGCGATCTACGACAAGTACTTCAATTCGCCGATCCCGCCCAAGCAGATCAACCTGAAGTACCCGATGAGCGATGCGCTCAAGCGCGCGCTGGCCAATCCGACCGATTCCGGCGATCCCAAGGCGTACGAGTAA